One genomic segment of Deinococcus sp. HSC-46F16 includes these proteins:
- a CDS encoding efflux RND transporter periplasmic adaptor subunit gives MNRALLPLTLLLALTACSPEGGGGEETATRLSTPPPKTTALAVRTVRAEEGELTVPRTVAATLEAGRDSNVAAQAGGTVVRVLVGEGERVANGQGVVQLDDTAAQQALTSARLGLQQAELSLRQAREAVEAARPALEAGVRAAELGLRRARQEAQDAQDRYDDDQISEAQLLAAQAGQAQAESALAQARNALAQNGRAGAGSPEALELSVQSARAGVTQAETAQARTVVRAPFAGVVVSVAAEVGEAVGQGSPVFRLVEAGNVEARFNVTPADAAALAPGTRLNLDAGGQTYVAVVNEVSGVAGGDRLVPVTARVEGGADLPVGGAAQVRYRATVGGGVLVPSSALSVEGGESAVYVVEGGVARRVPVRVDAEARGQVAVRGLDAGARVVTPVPGSLQDGARVRVAGGKS, from the coding sequence GTGAACCGCGCCCTGTTGCCCCTGACCCTCCTGCTCGCGCTGACGGCCTGCTCGCCTGAGGGGGGAGGGGGAGAGGAGACGGCCACCCGCCTCTCCACCCCGCCGCCCAAGACGACTGCGCTCGCCGTGCGGACGGTGCGGGCCGAGGAGGGCGAGTTGACGGTGCCCCGCACCGTGGCCGCGACGCTGGAGGCGGGCCGCGACAGCAACGTGGCGGCGCAGGCGGGCGGCACGGTGGTCCGCGTGCTGGTGGGGGAAGGCGAGCGGGTGGCGAACGGGCAGGGCGTGGTGCAACTCGATGACACAGCGGCGCAGCAGGCGTTGACCTCGGCGCGGCTGGGGTTGCAGCAGGCCGAACTCAGCCTGCGGCAGGCGCGGGAGGCGGTGGAGGCAGCCCGGCCTGCGCTGGAAGCCGGGGTCCGCGCCGCCGAACTGGGCCTGCGCCGTGCCCGTCAGGAGGCGCAGGACGCCCAGGACCGCTACGACGACGACCAGATCAGCGAAGCCCAACTCCTCGCGGCCCAGGCCGGGCAGGCGCAGGCCGAGAGTGCGCTCGCGCAGGCCCGCAACGCCTTGGCGCAAAACGGGCGGGCGGGAGCAGGGAGCCCAGAGGCCCTCGAACTCAGCGTGCAGAGCGCCCGCGCCGGGGTCACCCAGGCCGAAACCGCGCAGGCCCGCACGGTCGTCCGTGCCCCCTTCGCGGGGGTCGTGGTGTCGGTCGCGGCCGAGGTGGGCGAGGCGGTGGGGCAGGGCAGCCCGGTCTTCCGGCTGGTGGAGGCCGGGAACGTCGAGGCCCGCTTCAACGTGACCCCGGCGGACGCGGCGGCCCTCGCACCTGGCACCCGGCTGAACCTCGACGCGGGCGGGCAGACCTACGTGGCCGTCGTGAACGAGGTCAGCGGGGTGGCGGGGGGTGACCGCCTCGTGCCCGTGACCGCGCGGGTGGAAGGCGGGGCCGACCTGCCGGTGGGCGGCGCGGCGCAGGTGCGCTACCGGGCGACGGTGGGCGGCGGCGTCCTCGTGCCCTCGTCGGCCCTGAGCGTGGAGGGCGGCGAGAGTGCGGTTTACGTCGTGGAGGGCGGCGTCGCGCGGCGCGTGCCTGTCCGGGTGGATGCCGAGGCGCGGGGGCAGGTCGCCGT